The DNA segment ACTTGACTAAGGAAATCTATAATCGGATAGGTAAAGTCATTTCAGTACAAACAATCATggacttttttcctttttaaccaCTTTGCGAACCTTTGTTGCTCGAGAGCTGACAACTCGGATCGTCATCTAGTTCTATTGATGATGCCTTATTTGCGGATCTTGTCCTCTTGTCATACGTCTTCAATGAAGACATCATGTCATTATTGTCTATACTTTCCTATAGGAATAAACAAAATGAACATTCATATGCTtaatttgttaaaaaaaataaaaataatcatATCCATGCATATATAGTCGTTTAGccattatttttatatttaagcAGAACAAATTAAGCTCAAATAATGACTTTCTTTATTATACTATGATGAGAGAGAAAAGTGAAGCAATTGCAAAACAAATTTATAGTTTTATCAAAAAGTTCCATGCAAGTGAataaagtatttcatgatttacgcATAAATACAATCTTGTGATACAAATATTAATGCAGTTTATCAAAAATTTTAACAGCATATACGTTTACTTACTACTGAATATTAAACCCTTGAATTCTAAGAATTGAGTTCTTTAGTGAATACTTCAAAGAATCCGTGTTCGTCCAGTAAACTAACTCCTAAAATCACTCTACTAGTACACCACTATTTACTCCTAACTCCCAGGCCACTTTCTAAGGTGATCAAACCTCACTTGAATGGTTATTTTGACCTAGTAAGTGCAGTAACCAGTACTGCCTAATGCAAGGCAATAAGTTGCACTAATTTGTTACACTCCCCCTTCGTGCAAGCTTACGATTAACGACTCCTAGAGCATCTCGAAAGTATTGAAACTTGGGCTTCACCAAAGCTTTAGTGAATATATCAGCTACTTGAGCATTGGTGCGAACACTTGTGAGTTCCATCTCTTCACTTAAGACTTTCTCATGAATAAAATGATGGCAGACCTCGATATGCTTCGTTCGGGCATGGAAAACTGGATTCGATGCAAGTTTGATCGCACTTTCGTTGTCAAACTTGATTTTCACAGCATGGTCTACTTCGTGGAACATGTCTCTGATCAACCTCTTCAACCAAATGTGCAGCCATGGTTGCTGCAATATATTCAGCTTCGGTGCTAGACAGAGCAACAATATCCTGTTTCTTGCTACACTAAGAAACTACTGCTAAACCAGTGTTAAAACAGTAACCTGAAGTTTAGTGACGACCATTTGTATCTCCTGCCCAATTTGCATCAGTAAATCCACTCAATAAAAATCATCACATCTCTTATACCAAAGCCCAAGAGGCCAAGACTAAGAGATCCTTTCACAAAGCGCATAATCCTTTTTGCAGCATCTAaatgacaagttatgagattatGCATAAATTGAGAAACGACACTAATTGAGTAAGAAATTTCTGGCCTTGTGATGGTCAGATAAATTAAGCTTCCAACAAGTTGTCGAAACTTCCTCGCATCCTTCAAAGACTTCCCTTCATCTTTCtttgacttgagatttggctcCATTGGAGTAGCCTTTGCTTTTGACTCCCCCATGCCAAAACGCTCCAAGAGACTCTCTGCATAGCCTTTTTTAGAAACAAAATAACCTTGATCTGATTTTTCCACTTCTAGACCAAGAAAACACCTAATCTCCCTCAAATTTTTCATCTCAAAACGAACATACAAGTCATTCCTCAAAGTAGAAATTTCTGATTTATTTTCTCCAGTTATTATCACATCATCAACATAAAATAATATCAGGAGATGCATATTTGATTCTAATTTTACAAATAAACTAGAATCCGAATCAGAAACTCTAAAATCACAAAAGATTTAAGTATTGAGCAACTTTACCATACCAAGCTCGTGGTGCTTGCTTTAGGCCATAGAGCGCTTTCTTCAAATGGAAAACATGATTTGGAAATTGCATAGAGACAAAGCCATGAGGTTTCTCCATAAAGACTTCTCGATCCAACTCTCCCTATAAAAATGCATTTTTTACGTCAAGCTGCCACAATTTCCAATGTTTGAAAGCAACAAGCGAAATAAGGGACCTGACAGTTACCATTTTCGCCACCGGGCTAAACGTCTCCTCATAATCCAGTCGATAATTTTGATAAAATCCACGAGCAACTAGATGAGCTTTATACCTGTTAATAGTACCATCTGAATTTTTCTTCAAGCGAAAAACCCATTTGCAGGTGAACGGCTCACACTTTTCTGGTTTGGCTACCAATTCCCATGTTTCATTTTTGTCTAAGGCGTCAATCTCTTCTTGCATTGCTCTTTCCCAATGTGGAAAGCTCTTTGCTTCTTCATAACTTAATGGCTCCTCAGTACTTAATGCTCCTGTAAAGAAACATGAAGTCACAAAGTGATTGTTAAGTTCTACCTCATAATCTTTGAGATAGCCTGGCCGCTTTTTCTCTCTTGTTGACGTTCTGACTGCTTCTTGTTCACCATCTTCTTCTCTTGAAATGTTTTGATATGGGCATTCATTTTCTGCCTCTTCATTACAAGATGCTTGCACATTTACTTCAGGAAATAATAGCTCCAAATTGTCTTGATCATCACCAAGAGCGACAGACTTTTGAGCAGAAAATGGAGATGACACTTCATCAAATACCACATATCTAGAAGCAGTAAACTTTTTTTGTCTCTGGATCCATGCACCTCCAACCCTTCCTATAAGAGTCATAGCCAACAAATATACATTTTCTTGCTTTCGGTTCAAGTTTGGTTTTATTAGATTTGGGAACATGAACATAACAAATAGAATCAAAACCCGAAAATAATTCACATTTGGCTTCTCGCTATATAAAATCTCAAAAGGAAATTTTGTTCACCTGGCCATGGAGGCAACCTATTTGTCACATGGCATGCACATTGAATAGCTTCCGCCCAAAGCGCTCGAGGAAGATTCTTGTCATGCAACCATGAAAGACAAATAGAAGCAAGATAGCCAAGTTTTCTTTCTGCAACTCCGTTCTGCTGAGGAGTGTCAGGACAAGTCATTTGACGAAGAATTCTATTGTCATCACAATACTGGAAGAAGTCATGTGACATGTATTCTCCACCATTGTTGCTCCGAAGACATTTTATCTTTTCTTCGAACTCTTTTTCTACAGCAGCTTTTGTACTCCACAAACTTAGACAATACTTcacttttctctttcaaaaatttcaCCCAACTGAACCTTGAGTGATCATCCACCAACACCATAACATAGCGATGCCCACTATAGCTTGGTGTTCTCATTGGTCCCATCAAGTCTGTATGAACGAATTCAAACAATGTGGATCTCCGATTTGACGATATTTTGAAAGGAAGACGATGAGATTTGCCATATTGGCAGCCTTGACAAATCACATCCTCACGCACATTCTTCAAAGTTGGCTAGCCATCTATCAACTTCTTAGAAGGAATCTGCTGCAATATTTGATAGCCTACATGACCCAACCGAGCATGCCAGATTGCGACATTATCTTTTTGGCTTGTTTTCTTTATATAGGCTTCAGCTGCtgacaaaacaaataaagaacaTTTCTTCTCACCAGTAAAAATAATATCAGCAGAAAATAATAGTATTATTTTCATATATTGTCAAGCGCCTTCACATCATTAGGTCCAAACAAGACATATTTTCCAGAATCAGTAATTTGAGGAACTGAAAACTAGATTTTTTGTCAAACCTGGAACACGATAAACATCATGCAACTTGATACTTTTAGATTTACCAGCAACATCAATTGTCACAACACCTTCTGCTATTGTTGTTTTTGGTATAATTGACAAAAGCTTGCGCTGACTTTTGAGTGCGGGTCAGAAACGGGTCAAGAACCATTGGGTTCAGCGCACGGCCGGTGATATTTTATGGGTTCCTTTTTAACTGGAGCTAGCTTCGTTTGGAGTCTTGATTATATGGTGGACTAAAATTTCTTGCCTTCACCCACTTTTCATCATTTGTGAACACTTTCAAACGTGAAGCATATTATGCCGATGTCTTTAAACAACGAAAAAAATAAGAGGAGAATGGGTTATTAATTTTGATTTGAATTGTCATTTCCCTCTATACaaatatttgcttttaaaaattccAATTATCTAGAAATACAAGCAGTTCATGCATTTCTTTTATGATGTGCTTCTCATTTTCAAGTAGAAACCTTTTTAACTAAAAGTTAAATTACATTATTACCCTTATTTTAGTAAATTTAGATGAAATTACCCTttagttaaattttttttaaaaaaaaccttCACCTACGCGCAATCGCAATTCGCACCCTTTCCTCGGCGACAGACGCCTATTCCAAAATACTTTCATCTAACCATCATCTTCTCAAGCAGTTGCACCGCTACTTTCTCTCAATCTTACTTTTTCTCCATTAAAATAACATGTGTGGAATCTGATCTCTACTTCACCAAATTGCCATATTTTTCAATTAGTTTTTTCCTATTTGGTTTTTCCTAATCTCTTTCTTTATCAGATTTTTAGGGCTATTACTGTTTCATCTTCCCAGCCCTAAATCCTAGCCGATATTGATATCTGGCATAGTTAATTTGTAAGTTCCTTGCTTTTGTTTTCTAAGTTCCTTGATTTTGTTTTTtcattgattttattttaattttacctTAAATGGTTTCTAAATCGTTGTTTACAATTGTTCAACTGAGATATATTCTTTGAATTAGTTAGAATTTGGAGATGACATGCATTAATTGAATTTCAATTTTCATTGCTTGATTAGAGTTTACTTGAAATTGCTTTTTCTGCGTTACTTTCTAAAGTTTCTATGTAACCTTTGTTTACTGttattgttgcggaagccaaatgtatatagtgtgaatgagacACAACTACTATACTAAAAATTATGGCAccactaaataataaataagacaataatacaacaataaaaggaacaccagaatttacgaggtttggccaattttgcctacttcctcggacacaaccaatattttattccacttcaaaaatacaagtgaaataatactaaagagagaagatacaaatgccttaagaagataagaaggcaaatgagaggtgtgtttaaatcctaaacattaggacTTCTTTTATTGGGTGAAATACCAACCAAAATTGGTACTTCACCGATGCGGGACTTTGGCACTCAataaatctccaccttggcaaaatttcacatcttcaattttctctcaataacaaattttggttgtgtcttcatcttcaatcttcagtgttcaactatgttgatcaaatccaaacaatgttgaaacttgactgcagtcaccacctttgtcaacatatcagcaggattctccgtagtatgaattttcttcaccgtgactccaccttcttcta comes from the Nicotiana sylvestris chromosome 4, ASM39365v2, whole genome shotgun sequence genome and includes:
- the LOC138889868 gene encoding uncharacterized mitochondrial protein AtMg00810-like, translating into MHLLILFYVDDVIITGENKSEISTLRNDLYVRFEMKNLREIRCFLGLEVEKSDQGYFVSKKGYAESLLERFGMGESKAKATPMEPNLKSKKDEGKSLKDARKFRQLVGSLIYLTITRPEISYSISVVSQFMHNLITCHLDAAKRIMRFVKGSLSLGLLGFGIRDCSKKQDIVALSSTEAEYIAATMAAHLVEEVDQRHVPRSRPCCENQESIDNNDMMSSLKTYDKRTRSANKASSIELDDDPSCQLSSNKGSQSG